From Malaya genurostris strain Urasoe2022 chromosome 2, Malgen_1.1, whole genome shotgun sequence:
agatggtgaaaagacgGGAGAAAGGAGAAtgcaaaagttagtgacaaaaaaaaagatcttgttagttccaaaaaAGATGGTGGTCAGGGACgaagatcgagagaatcgggcggatgacaacgtttttgttttctatatcggtgtgcgaattcaaaatactgagaaccgtacaaacagtgctcaggttttgaacatctatatctcaatcatttttaattaattttccaaatcaatacataaactgcattaaaaatatttctacacttcgattggaattgatgaaactatatctataaaatcatatttcagataattggtgatcgaaACTTCAGTTAGTAACGAAAATCTTAGTCATGATTTCTTCTAACAAATACATACAAGGTCACGGTTTCCATTAAATTTCTGCGTTTCAATGAGTGTGTTCGCTTTTAGgaaaatcactcatacaaaccaagattctgtatcgaataaaCTAGAACTCTGTGTGGTTAAGAAAAGAAGTAAAAGTTGCTAACACATTGTTCAAACAGTCCAGAAAATAACCagaaaaaacataatttcgtgtgcaggcatattttttattcatcaacattatcatctTCAAATGACATGCAATCGTTATAGCACTTTATTAATTTTGCAATACcatccttatagaatgatttatcACTGGTCTAAACATCGGCTTCCTTTGCGGCGAATAAGACATTCGAGCCAAACATTTTTCTTCGGCGTGTCTTtttctgatcagcaaaggacaagcaatcgctgggggctaggtaattgtgaacaaggtggatgaggattttttcattgttttcattgacttatggcacggtgcattgtcttgattaacggtgaatcacttttgatggtactttcctgttcaagatagtcgatgttaattatacctcgaacaTCTAAAAAACATATGCCATGATTGTTTcagctacctgttacgttttCAGATGGCTTTCCTAGTCTGAATGCTTGTATGACTCCAGATAAAAATGTGGATccaccatgtttcgtccactgtttcataccaacgcattcCATTTTATTGCGGCAAGCTTTGTTGATTATGAGCGGCCGTGTTAGAaatctgtttggtgtggatttttttatgctcaaattttcgtacaagatcgtaaaaAAACTTTCAGTTCATGCACTAATGATCTCAGCATATTTAAtctcacgaactttgattttgcgttcatacaTCACGTTTATCAAAAGTTGCTTAATTTTTTCCGGTTGGCTGCTTCATTTAGCCACgttcaaaatcagaataccacaaaccttCATTTTTCATGGATCCTAGTGGGGAAAACACTTCTCAAGCTATAGCTGGACTTGTGCGTTTTTTTCCTTTACAAAgcaacaaatattggcagtgagtTTGAAATCAGGTTAAACCGtagatgcgaaattttgttttaaaacttattaacgaaaactcttcaaatttctaatttacgcgtttcatgaaaagttttatagaatcaatattttatttaagaaaaaaacgaCTAAAGTGCAGAGTGATAAATATAGGGATGAATATAatttccattagaatagagaaataattcaaaatagtgggtcgttctccccagtatgaaaaattacccacctgggttttacatgtttcaccggccctgcccggaagtgcatataatagtgatcccatttcgttttcttaaggatgacttacgcaattaaagcactgttttattctgtatgttatccataaacaatctcttggtttctttcaaaaaccgaagagaaaatttttgaatagaataccacaatattctatacatgagaaaggcatcattacaccactaggttgattaaaacaggtttttctattaGGCTTTTTATCTCATCAGTGGGAAATTGGAGTTgggctttcgaaaaaaaaatcaatcaatcaaatttccgaataaaaattgcaaatagtgcaacaattttttttccggcATTTAGTCTTTGTTCACGAACTAGCTAAAGCAGTTAGTAAAAATACCTGAAAATCGGAATTATTCGATTCATTAGTTTCGAGATATCGTGTTCACCGCAAAGCTTTTGCGACAGGGACCGAACAATATACAATCTTTCACATATTACGTTAcgcaattttcacaaacaggacaaaacctatactatttgatactttttaaaattctgaaaaaaaatcagtaagtAGCTAGAGTAATCGAATATGCGAAAGAAACTTTTTGCTACAGTTATTACATACATGTTGAACGTGAAACTTTGGCTAAGGATGTGCATTATTGCACTTTTTGCATTTTATTACTCACTATCAGCTGCTGTCTGGCAATTTGATTGTTTGGCACTAGCGCGGGACCCAAAACTAACCAACCTGTTTTgcgagtgaattttttttttgtagttctGCCGGCACGGCAACAGTAACTGCAAGGACACGACAACCCGATAACAAGACATTGGCCATAATCGCCGGTAGAGCGTTGGGTCGATACTAAACACTGGATTTGGTCAACTTGTATTTCGTTTGAATTCGGGAGAAAAAGGTAAAAGTAGTCCTGACACGGGAGTTGAGTTTTTGGAATCTATATCTATATTTGAATTCCGCTGTGTATAAAAACCAGCGTTTTCGATCACTTTGGTATAGTTCAAGTTTGCCACTTAAACCAACAACAGCACACCGTTCAGACTACTATTCTCACCATGTCGCttaaagtaattttattttaatcacaAATGTTCTTAACAAATCGAATATCACAATGATTAAACCATAATTTTCAGATCGCTTTTGCCATCTTCGTCTTGGTTGGATTCGCTGCTGCTCAACAGTATTACCAGGCTCACCAAGAAGAACAACACGGACCGGTTCACTACGAGTTCAACTACGATATTCACGACGATCACACCGGAGATGTGCATGGTCGCAAGGAAGCTCGCAAGGATGACCACACTCAGGGTGAATACTACTTGATCGATGCCGATGGTTACAAGCGCACCGTGACTTATCAGGTCGATGGCAAGAGTGGATTCATTGCCCAGGTACACCGTGAGCCGATCAAGGGATATCAAGCTCCGCAACCAGTGGTCCAGAAGGTTTTGGCTGTTCCAGTGCAAAAACAATACTATCACCATTAGGAAGGATTCGTTGAAGTATCGCGTTGTTTGTGTTATACAGCTACTATTTAACTAGTTCAATTGTTGCAAATATAGGTCAATTTTATCAAATCTAAGAAATGTTTATTTTAACAAATCTTCTATACCATTATTACAAAACTTGTTTGTTACGTTCCTATCTCATTCTTTTTGACGAGAtagtgatgacatttggtcaataatgTACAGTgcatttgtttcagttcttttctgtgttattttttaaaaaaatattagagTGCGTGAATTGATTTGCGATTTGTAACCCTATCGATAATCTTGAAACTGCAACAATTTATTTCCTActatttgttccgtgttatttggTTGTGTGGTAGAATTTGTTTGTTTGAGATAAGTCGTACATTTGTATAGGTGCACCGTTACAACTCTGGAAGCGAGATAACACAACTTTCAAAATTCACCCAAcctactaatacgaacgattatctataTTCGGAAGTTTGAAAGAAACATGCCAGTTCTACAATTTGTATTCAcgccatccggttatgtctgtgacattacccacccgcctttctcCAGTTGATCTCTACAGATGTCGACGAGAAGCGTATCAATTTACTTTCAGCCTGCTGGCCGACTGCAAGCGTCACGtgagctagttacatttgatcaaagcaaaacgGTCAGCGATTCGGTAAAAGGTCCACAATTGTGTGCTTTGAAAATAACATGtattgaattcgaatgaaataaaaaacaaaagatcgatagcagcagcatgacttgaaccgagaaacattagatcacaagcacaacGGTTACTCAACTGAAccgcagagctcatatctgttcattgaataattgataaatacaaatccatacagcggcacttggtagccgagtgcctAGCTCGGAGCATGTAAATTTCTTAACAAGAGGAATATTGCGTCAATTGTAAAATTAAGTAATTGCGAATTGTATCGTTTTTAGAATTctttcacctgtaaaattcataatttttttctgtgtcttTCTAAAATTGCGTTATCTCTGACACCAACCTTATAcagaaaaacctattttaatccacctagtggtgtaatgaggcttttctcatgtacatataatattgtggtattctattcaaaaattttctcttcgatttttgaaacacagaaagaaattctgaattttacaggtgacataattctagaaacgatataattcataactacttaacttctcaaatgacgcaatattccattcgtacagaaatttactggttccgagtgtaatttgcactcgtctAGCAATTGAGACtgcatgaatttatatgcataattcaccagccaagcagatatgtgattCTGTGGATCAGTcaactaactggtgtgctttgtgatctactgtttttcggttcaggtcgcgttgttgctgtcgatcttttgatttttattccattcgttttaaagccatgtaattttcaaatcacacaatttttcatcttgttgaatataaatttgtgtaaaatatgacggtcatttatgtgcatctgataagatgaaaaataacaagaatttttcgaactgtgtactacatgttttatgctgctgattcatgctgtttatgtaatgcagaagtaacagaaacgcaggatcGCTccttttgttagatttcgtttaattggtttaatcgaaatagagcatgggatagtaagtctaggtttaactaggttcaaaactcttccaatttgtaggtcatattcgtTGCTGGCCAACTaaacaacttcggctattccggtcatctgaatccggtttcggaagaattggaaatggtgattaaaaactgcgaattccacagtaatatttatgatgttaatagtaatatgagaaaagcatcattacaccactagatggatttttCTATTAGGCCTTTTATCTCATCAGCAGTGGAAAACTGATGTGTTTGGAGTTcggctttcgaaaaaaaaaaaatcaatcaatcaaatttccgaataaaaattgcaaatagtgcaacaatttttttcctGTCCTTTGTTCACGAACTAGCTACAGTAGTTAGTAAAAATACCTGAAAAATCGGAATTATTCGATTCATGTTGAACGTGAAACTTTGGCTAAGGCTGTGCATTTATGCACTTTTTGCATTTTATTACTCGTATCAGCTGCTGTCTGGCAATTTGATTGTTTGACACTAGCGCGGGACCCAAAACTAACCAACCTGTTTTGCGagtgaattattttttttgtagttcTGCCGGCACGGCAACAGTAACTGCAAGGACACGACAACCCGATAACAAGACATTGACCATAATCGCCGGTAGAGCGTTGGGTCGATACTAAATACTGGATTTGGTCAACTTGTATTTCGTTTGAATTCGGGAGAAAAAGGTAAAAGTAGTCCTGACACGGGAGTTGAGTTTTTGGTAGCTATATCTGTATTTGAATTCCGCTGTGTATAAAAACCAGCGTTTTCAATCACTTTGGTATAGTCCAAGTTTGCCACTTAAACCAACAACAGCACACCATTCAGACTACTATTCTCACCATGTCGCTtaaagtaagttttttttttaaatttgtaataGGggtcttaaatgctaagcatatccagtggaattgtaggcaaaataacagtaatggtaaaatacttcataatcaactctcagctggttacttcacagttcttcatcccagtaatccgacttgtttctcttccgtgaaaaacccgtctacaattgatctggttctaacggatcaaagtctcatttgtagtgaaccgatcacacatgctgactttgactcagataatcttccagtaacattcagactttccaacgaagctataattaatccaattagttctatattcaattatcatagagctaattggttggattacagatctcacattgaaaatcatgtggatcatgaaactattttagaaaattctgcggacatcgacacagcaattgataatttgaatcattatatcatcgaagctagaaatctttcagttctcaaagctcaaactaaattaaattctcctatcatcgatgacaatcttcaactgctcattcggttgaagaatgttcgtcaacgacaatatcaacgttctcgtgatcctgctatgaaaaacataattaaggatttacaaaaagaaattaaacatagatttactcttttgcgaaatgaaaatttcgctaaagaagttgaacaaattaaatcatattctaaacctttctggaaactttctaaggttcttaagaaaccttagaaaccaattcctgctctcaaggaaggaaatcaaatacttcttacaaattgcgagaaagctcaaaaacttgctcagcagttcgagagtgtacacaattttaatttgaacgttgtgagtcctattgaaaatgaagtctcactgaaatatgatcatatttcaacccaagtgttatcacaagattacattattgagacgaattttgatgaaattgaatcaattattaggaaacttaaaaacatgaaggctcctggtaatgatggaatttttaatattcttattaaaaatcttcccgatgttgccttgagactcctggttaaaattttcaacaagtgtttttcattagcttacttcccaaaaagatggaaaaacgctaaagtaattcctatcctcaaacctgggaatgagaattcaatttttttaccagagcagtttggatttcgtcatgaacattcaactactcatcagagtaacgaacatgataaaatcaaataaatcttgtgggttatccactggagttgctcttctagacatagaaaaagcattcgacagtgtttggcacaaaggtttaatagcaaaaatgtctgatttccagtttcctatttatttgatcaaaatgattcaaaattatttcactgatcgtactcttcaggttagctatcagaattgtaaatttgaattactacccgtacgagccggtgttccgcagggttagagctccaatcttgtataatattttcacttccgatctttcaaatctacccgttggttgtcagaagtctattctgtgacgacacaagtctgttagccacaggtagaaatctaagagtgatctttaagtattttcagtgattatctgtcaaaatggaaaattaaaccaaatgcagcaaaaacgcaattaattatctttcctcataagccaagagcttcttttcttaaaccaaacaataatcacattctcaaattgaatggcttggaattgacatggtctgatcaagctaaatacttgggtttaacgtatgacaaaaaactcactttcaaggatcacattgaaggaattcaggcaaagtgtaataaatatattaaatgtttatatcctcttataaacagaaattctaagctctgtctaaaaaacaaattgttaatttagaaacaaattttcagaccagccatgctttatgcagtaccaatttgatcaagttgttgttccaccaagtagaaaacgcttcaaaggattcagaataaaattattctgaaaatgattttgaagcgtcctcccaggtttagtacaaatgagttacacagactcacaaatatagaaccattagatgtaatgtcacataatattataagcaaattccgtcaaaaatcgatgcaatcttcaattgaatcgctctctgtattagttagtaagttagtatataagtttcttgttcccattacacaatacacacggagaacccttcgatcataaaattgcgatatcgcagtttttgatttttgcgatagttgatttaactaatttctttttgattcaaccaaaatggtttttgatttgcatatattcaagtagttgaaaaatatgttgttttgaatgctgtcaaatgccggagacagttgaaagcaaaacaataatcgcaatgcaaaatcaacaacttttttagttgaaatctgttcgcgtcgcttcaaaatgtcaatgaaaacaaca
This genomic window contains:
- the LOC131432875 gene encoding cuticle protein-like, with translation MSLKIAFAIFVLVGFAAAQQYYQAHQEEQHGPVHYEFNYDIHDDHTGDVHGRKEARKDDHTQGEYYLIDADGYKRTVTYQVDGKSGFIAQVHREPIKGYQAPQPVVQKVLAVPVQKQYYHH